AGCGCCGTCATTGATCGTCCGGCCCATGCAGTAGGCGTAGCTGATTTTTCGACGGGCGAACGGTTGAGCCTCCGGCAATTGCCTGTCCTTGCTGCCGGGGCAGATGAAAATCCCCGTGACGGATGTGTAGCGCGGAACCAGGAGACTGAGCGGCGCTTCCGAAGTGGCGGCGTTGGTTGCAATGGGAAACGAGCCGTTGTTGTCCGCCGCAAACATTTTCAAGGCGACGTAGATATGCTCCAGGTTCTGCCGGCAAAGGGCTTTCTGTCTCGCCTGATAGTGGCCCGATCCGGAAGTGAAATAGAGGCTGTAAAGGATCACGATGATGGCGACCGTGCAGAGCAGTTCGATCAGGCTGAATCCGTGGACCCCGGGGACGCAAACAGAGTTCGGCGCGGCAAGCTGAACCACAAACCTGGAACCGGGAATTCTCACCGGTAACGATGTCTATCATCGATGAGCGCAAAAGGCAATCCGAAGTGTGCGGAGGGCGAGCCAGCGTTTTCACAACGGGTCGCGGCGCAGTCTGAGCGTTTACAAAGTACTTCTGAGCGTGGTATGGATGGGACCCATGAACCGCTCCTCTGAACTCCCGCTTGTCCGTTTGTTGTCCGCGCTGGTCCTGGCGCTCCCCGGTCTGACCTCCGCCGGTCCCTACAAACCGCTGGCGTTGCACCCGGCGAACCCGCATTACTTCCTGTTTCGCGGCAAACCTGCGGTCCTGATTACCTCGGGGGAACATTACGGCGCGGTGTTAAACCTCGATTTCGATTACACAAGGTATCTTGATGCGCTGGCCAAAGACGGTTTGAACCTCACACGGACGTTTTCCGGCGCTTATGTCGAGCCCTTGGGCGCGTTCAACATCGCAAGCAACACGCTGGCGCCGTCGGCGGGCCGGTTCATCTGCCCGTGGGCACGGAGCGAGACGCCGGGTTATCCGAACGGCGGGAACAAGTTCGATCTCTCGAAATGGGACGAGACGTATTTCCGGCGGTTGAAGGACTTCGTCGCCCAGGCAAACCGGCGCGGCATCGTGGTCGAGATGAATTTGTTCTGCCCCATGTATGACGAGGCCCAATGGCGGCTCAGTCCGCAAAACGCCGCCAACAACGTCAATGGAATCGGCGGGGTCACCCGCACGAATGTCTATACGCTCGATGGGAACGGCGGCCTGCTCGCCGTGCAGGAGGCGGTGACCCGGAAAATTGTCGCGGAGCTGAACGGATTCGACAACGTTTATTACGAGATTTGCAACGAGCCTTACTTCGGCGGCGTGACCTTCGAATGGCAACATCACATCGCGGATGTCATTGAGGAAACCGAAAAGGGCCTGCCGAACCGGCATCTGATTTCGCAGAACATCGCGAACAACAAAGCGAAGGTCGTCAACCCGCATCCGGCGGTCTCGATTTTCAATTTCCATTACGCGTCACCTCCGGACACG
This genomic window from Candidatus Angelobacter sp. contains:
- a CDS encoding type II secretion system protein, with protein sequence MRIPGSRFVVQLAAPNSVCVPGVHGFSLIELLCTVAIIVILYSLYFTSGSGHYQARQKALCRQNLEHIYVALKMFAADNNGSFPIATNAATSEAPLSLLVPRYTSVTGIFICPGSKDRQLPEAQPFARRKISYAYCMGRTINDGADQLLMSDALVDARPKQSGQLIFSADGKKPGNNHHRFGGNLMFCDGQIQSSPSRASAPIAVPASATLLNPKP
- a CDS encoding cellulase family glycosylhydrolase; translation: MNRSSELPLVRLLSALVLALPGLTSAGPYKPLALHPANPHYFLFRGKPAVLITSGEHYGAVLNLDFDYTRYLDALAKDGLNLTRTFSGAYVEPLGAFNIASNTLAPSAGRFICPWARSETPGYPNGGNKFDLSKWDETYFRRLKDFVAQANRRGIVVEMNLFCPMYDEAQWRLSPQNAANNVNGIGGVTRTNVYTLDGNGGLLAVQEAVTRKIVAELNGFDNVYYEICNEPYFGGVTFEWQHHIADVIEETEKGLPNRHLISQNIANNKAKVVNPHPAVSIFNFHYASPPDTVAMNYRLNKVIGDNETGFRGTNDLPYRVEAWEFILAGGGLFNNLDYSFVAGHEDGTFVYPAKQPGGGNPAFRRQMKVLRDFINSFDFVKMQPLSSVVTNKAFNGVTSRVLAEPGRAYAIYLASGGEKPAPRQAVIGLELAAGTYRAEWVDPLTGAIGRRETVKSKKGLVVLTSPPYHDDIALKLVKK